Genomic window (Vibrio sp. NTOU-M3):
GCTATCTTTCGGTAAGCGAGTCTTAAACTTATAGGTTTTCGACTTTGCCACTTTTTTCATTTCTGCTGGCTGCCAATCTAAAAAATCCGCCACTAAAGCGACCGATTGGCTTGCTTGCTCTTGTGGCAACTCAAAAGTGACTTCAACTTCATTTTTTGTTTTAAAGAAGCGCTTATTAATCATTTGTTACTCCATTAACTGCTCTTATTCCATATTCATGGCTAAATAATAAGCAATACTGGACATATTCGCCAGAAAGGAAGCAAAAACTCCGACGCCCTTTCCTGACTGGTTATCTGGTTTACAAAGGTTCGAGCTTATATTGCTGACTCAAATCAAACTCGAATTGTTCAGGCACATTAGGTTCTTCTGCCATCGCTTGCTGCTCGCCATGCCGCATAACCATTAAAGTTAAGCGATTGTCTTTGTAGTCAAGGGTTGTCACTTTAATTCGGTCACCGATCAATGCCACATCTGATAAAATCATCCGTTTGCGAGTAATGTCATATTCAAAGATCGCTAAGTAATAAAATATCCCGGAGCCTTGATTGGAAACCAACATAGGTGCAGAAAAAACGGTAGGTGCAATCTGAGTTAACCATTTGGTTTCAACTATAACCTCACCACGAACAACACCATCGTCAAACGGACCAGATACAAACCCTTTCTCTCGCTCATGTTTTTTCATAAAAGCAAATGCGTTACTTTCAGGTACGCGTATTGTCCACGGATTCGAGGTAGGAATATCAAAGACTTCTCTAAGGATCAGGTCACTTTTAACCTTTGTTGCTGGAAACTTTGCCATGATTTCTTCATCACTTAAGCTAAATCGATAAATACCGGCAACGGCTACTATGACGAGTAAAACAATGGGAATGAGTAATATAAGTGGGATCGGCAAAAGTCTCTTTTTCATACGGTCCAAGTTTGTCATCAACGGAAGTTGGTGGTAAACCTTATCAATGTACTGCTGTCATCACAAGGAGCTTCCCAGATGGAAAAAATCAGAACAGCTGAATGCAGTTGTGGTCAAGTTTCGCTGGTATGTAAAGGGGAACCAATACGCACAGCAATATGTCATTGCTTTGAATGTCAAAAACGTACCGGAAGTGTTTTTGGCGTACAGGCTCGATTCTTAGAGCACCAAGTTCGTCATGATGGTGAGGTTGCGTCTTTTAGTCGCATCAGTGATAGCGGTGGTAATGTTACCTATTCTTTCTGCCCTCGCTGTGGAACAACCATGTTATTGCACTTGGAAAACGCTCCAGAATTTATCGTGATTCCCATCGGAGTGTTTAAACAACAAGATTTACCAACACCAAGCTTTTCTATCTACGAAAAAAGGCAATTTGGCTGGGTAAGTTTTGATTGTCAGATGAAACATTACGATTGATTGTTTAGGATCAACTGAGCTCATAGATAACTCCTATCTCATAAAGGATCAAAGCGATATAATTCTCTTTCTTCAATTTGAGGAGTTCGTTTTGATTTCTAAACTTCCACGCTGGGTAGAATATGGAGCTTTTCTACTGGCCTCTCTCGCAGGGATTGTAAACGCAATCGGTTTACTAGGATTTCAACATCAAGCAGTCTCTCACATATCAGGTACGGTAACACTTCTTGGTACAAGCCTTGAGACTTTAGACGGCCGAACTTTACACTTATTTATGATTGTCTTTAGCTTCATGCTTGGCGCCGTCTTAAGTGGCACATTTATCGAAAGCACTGCTCTAAAGTTAGGCCGCCGCTACGGTGTTGCCTTGTGTATTGAGGGTGGGCTTCTCTATATTGCCTACCTTCTGTTGAAAGACAATTCAGTTTACGGTCAATACTTTGCTTCAGCCGCATGTGGTTTACAAAATGCCATGCTGACCACATTTAGCGGAGCTGTTGTTCGAACGACTCATTTAACAGGTATCGTCACCGACTTAGGGCTAATGATTGGCGCTCGTCTAAGAGGACAACCTTTTGATTACCGCAAAGCTAAGCTATTTCTATTCATTTTCCTTGGTTTTTTATCCGGAGGCGTACTTGGAGCTAAGCTCTTTGCTGCGTACTCTTTAGGCGCACTGCTCCTCCCAGTATTCCTATCTTTAGCAATTGCTTTTAGTTACTGGACTTACTTATTGATAAAAACCAACAACAACAAACCCAATTTGCAACAATAAACCAACAATTGTATCATCTACAAAACATACATCCAGAAAGTTAATACACCTCAATATGTAACACTGAATATTTAACTCAAATTAATGAATAGTATTGCATGAGATGATAAAACTAGTTACTCTTACATCTCGTGAATTTATACGAATGTTTAGTGAATATATATTCCATACGATAAATGTGGATTGAACTAGTTGTAACATGGGTAAATCAATGCAAAACAACGCGCAAACTGTAGAAGAACCAAATCTGAAGAGTAAATTTTGGCTGTTCCTCATTCCTTCAATGCTGGGACTCTTTTTATTTATGGCACCGATCAGTTATCAAGGTGACATTACTATTCCCGTAGCCGTTCTCGCAAAAACACTCCAAGCGGTTTTTGGTGAGTTTCTGGTTCCAACGCTCACTTTCATTATTGCTGCCATGGCTGCTGCATCAGCAATTTGTCGTATCAAGACTCCATCTTTTATCGCTAGTTCGCCTTTTTTAAACGGGTTGTTTAACCCATCTCCACTTTGGCTAGCGGTGAGAGTTATTGGTGGCATTGCTGTCATCATGACGTACTTCCAAATCGGACCAAAAGCCATTTGGGAGGAAAATACAGGAGGGCTTGTTTTAGAC
Coding sequences:
- a CDS encoding YoaK family protein, whose product is MISKLPRWVEYGAFLLASLAGIVNAIGLLGFQHQAVSHISGTVTLLGTSLETLDGRTLHLFMIVFSFMLGAVLSGTFIESTALKLGRRYGVALCIEGGLLYIAYLLLKDNSVYGQYFASAACGLQNAMLTTFSGAVVRTTHLTGIVTDLGLMIGARLRGQPFDYRKAKLFLFIFLGFLSGGVLGAKLFAAYSLGALLLPVFLSLAIAFSYWTYLLIKTNNNKPNLQQ
- a CDS encoding GFA family protein — its product is MEKIRTAECSCGQVSLVCKGEPIRTAICHCFECQKRTGSVFGVQARFLEHQVRHDGEVASFSRISDSGGNVTYSFCPRCGTTMLLHLENAPEFIVIPIGVFKQQDLPTPSFSIYEKRQFGWVSFDCQMKHYD
- a CDS encoding isoamylase early set domain-containing protein, whose protein sequence is MINKRFFKTKNEVEVTFELPQEQASQSVALVADFLDWQPAEMKKVAKSKTYKFKTRLPKDSHFEFRYLIDNEKWINDPNADRFTPNGFGEDNGLISTFR